Proteins from a single region of Candidatus Bathyarchaeota archaeon:
- a CDS encoding ABC transporter ATP-binding protein, with protein MSVIAELKNVTKLFADTVALDNVNLQVHQGEILALLGPNGSGKSTILKILAFLEHPTGGEVTFENINVNQKNAEEFRRQSTLVFQKTALFDASVYDNVAYGLKIRKIPKSQCDEAVKEALQIVKLEGFEKRSAKKLSGGEQQRVAIARALVLKTKLLLLDEPTANLDPKNAQIIEEAIVKINQELKTTIVVATHNMFQAKVLPSRIALINNGRITEVGLPVDIFGKLSRNLASFAAVDNTFRGVAQSSAEGTTIVDIGNGVHIEVTTQSHGETSIFVSPQDIILSMSPIQSSARNVFRGKISEITDSGALVKIKVNVGRVFVVQITKRSFKEMGLNLASEVYIAFKASSVSVL; from the coding sequence TTGAGTGTAATCGCTGAATTAAAAAATGTAACCAAATTATTCGCTGATACTGTGGCGTTGGATAATGTCAACTTGCAGGTTCACCAAGGTGAAATCCTGGCTTTGCTTGGTCCCAACGGTTCAGGAAAATCCACAATACTAAAAATTCTCGCCTTCCTTGAGCACCCGACTGGGGGAGAAGTAACCTTCGAAAACATAAATGTCAACCAGAAAAATGCTGAAGAGTTCCGCCGTCAAAGCACTTTAGTATTCCAAAAGACCGCTCTCTTTGATGCTTCAGTTTACGATAATGTGGCTTACGGGTTAAAAATTAGAAAAATTCCGAAATCACAGTGCGATGAGGCAGTCAAAGAAGCGCTTCAAATTGTGAAGCTGGAGGGTTTTGAGAAGCGCTCGGCGAAAAAGCTTTCAGGCGGAGAACAGCAAAGAGTCGCCATAGCCAGAGCGTTGGTGTTGAAAACTAAACTTTTGCTTTTGGATGAGCCCACAGCAAACTTGGACCCGAAAAACGCTCAGATAATCGAAGAAGCAATAGTAAAAATCAATCAGGAGCTAAAAACAACAATTGTCGTAGCAACCCACAATATGTTTCAAGCCAAGGTTCTGCCCAGTCGCATCGCTTTGATAAATAATGGTAGAATTACCGAGGTGGGTTTGCCAGTGGATATTTTCGGGAAGCTTTCAAGGAACTTGGCAAGTTTTGCCGCTGTCGATAACACTTTCAGGGGAGTCGCTCAGTCATCAGCAGAAGGGACAACGATAGTGGACATCGGTAACGGCGTGCATATTGAGGTTACAACTCAAAGCCACGGCGAAACATCGATTTTTGTCAGCCCGCAAGACATCATCCTCTCAATGAGCCCTATTCAATCAAGCGCCAGAAACGTGTTTAGGGGCAAAATCAGCGAGATAACCGATTCGGGTGCTCTTGTTAAGATTAAAGTGAATGTGGGCAGAGTTTTTGTGGTTCAGATTACTAAGAGGTCGTTTAAAGAGATGGGCCTCAACTTGGCCTCTGAAGTTTATATCGCATTTAAAGCTTCGAGCGTCAGTGTCCTCTAA
- a CDS encoding HAD family hydrolase: MPIQAVIFDLDGTLAHFNLDYKALRAEVRDYLMRIGVPASVLNVNESIFEMLKKAEILMKNKGKSAETFEQIRNQTLAIAETYEIESASTTSLLPGAVETLKELKRMNLKMGLCTSNSEKAANYILQRFKINEYFSITVPRDRVKYVKPNTEQFELALKTLGVEPQATVIVGDSTADMQSAKDLKAVAVGFPTGFSTVEQLKTSGANYIITVMTDLPTLIKKLNED; this comes from the coding sequence GTGCCCATTCAAGCAGTAATATTCGATTTAGATGGAACCCTTGCCCATTTTAACCTAGACTACAAAGCTTTGCGCGCAGAAGTCAGAGACTACTTGATGCGGATAGGCGTTCCCGCTTCGGTTCTAAACGTTAATGAAAGTATTTTTGAAATGCTGAAAAAAGCAGAAATCTTGATGAAAAATAAAGGAAAATCAGCCGAAACATTCGAGCAAATCCGCAATCAAACATTGGCTATTGCAGAGACGTATGAAATTGAATCCGCCTCAACTACAAGTTTGCTGCCAGGAGCAGTTGAAACGTTAAAAGAGTTAAAGCGCATGAATCTCAAAATGGGCTTATGCACTTCCAATAGCGAAAAAGCAGCCAACTACATTCTGCAACGTTTCAAAATTAATGAGTATTTCAGCATTACGGTTCCAAGAGACCGAGTGAAATATGTTAAGCCTAACACTGAACAGTTTGAATTAGCGCTTAAAACTTTAGGTGTGGAACCACAAGCTACTGTGATTGTGGGAGATAGTACCGCAGATATGCAGAGTGCTAAAGACCTCAAAGCCGTCGCTGTCGGTTTTCCGACTGGTTTCTCTACTGTTGAGCAACTAAAAACCAGCGGCGCAAACT